Proteins encoded together in one Formosa sp. Hel3_A1_48 window:
- a CDS encoding helicase HerA-like domain-containing protein: MTSKKEFYNHIVRGNTFEGEAISLGAARLNQHTLSKAFVKVPLKTMNRHGLIAGATGTGKTKTLQILAEQLSEKGVPVVLMDIKGDLSGLAKPSAGHPKINERHKAIGLPFTPKGYPVEFFSISAQNGVRLRATVSEFGPILISRILNLTEIQSGIVSVLFKFCDDHKLPLLDLKDFKAILNFATNEGKKEFQSAYGRISKTSTGAILRRIIELEQQGADLFFGEESFAVNDFVRYTSTGAGYINIIRLDDIQNKPKLFSTFMLSLLAELFESFPETGDIDKPKLVMFIDEAHLIFNEASKQLLDQIEYTIKLIRSKGIGIYFVTQNPSDVPENILGQLGLKVQHALRAFTAKDRKNIKLTAQNYPVTSFFNTEKTLTTMGIGEALVTALDEKGRPTPLSAALMRAPKSQMDILNPDELFELCNSSKLSKKYNKTIDRQSAYELLGAKIKRINHMRPQQDSNQTPKRKGRQRQHPIVKVLTSATFIRAVFGILKKVV; encoded by the coding sequence ATGACATCAAAAAAAGAATTCTACAATCATATTGTACGCGGAAACACATTCGAAGGTGAAGCCATTTCCTTGGGTGCAGCCAGACTTAACCAACACACCTTATCAAAGGCTTTTGTAAAAGTTCCATTAAAAACCATGAACAGGCATGGACTCATTGCAGGCGCTACAGGTACAGGAAAAACAAAAACACTTCAAATTTTAGCAGAGCAATTAAGCGAAAAAGGAGTGCCCGTTGTCCTTATGGACATAAAAGGTGATTTGAGCGGATTAGCCAAACCTAGCGCTGGACATCCAAAAATTAACGAGCGGCACAAGGCAATTGGACTCCCTTTCACTCCAAAAGGTTATCCAGTTGAATTCTTTTCAATTTCAGCACAAAATGGTGTTCGCTTGAGAGCAACAGTAAGTGAATTTGGACCCATACTTATTTCTAGAATCTTAAACTTAACTGAAATACAGTCAGGAATAGTCTCTGTTCTGTTCAAGTTCTGCGACGATCATAAACTTCCATTATTAGATTTAAAAGATTTTAAAGCCATACTAAACTTTGCAACCAATGAAGGGAAGAAAGAGTTTCAATCTGCCTATGGTCGAATTTCAAAGACCTCAACTGGTGCTATTTTGAGACGTATTATTGAGTTAGAACAACAAGGTGCAGATTTGTTTTTTGGAGAAGAAAGTTTCGCCGTCAATGATTTTGTGCGCTATACATCTACTGGCGCAGGGTATATTAACATCATAAGGCTAGATGATATACAAAACAAACCCAAGTTATTTTCAACATTTATGCTCAGTCTTTTGGCGGAGCTTTTTGAAAGCTTTCCCGAAACTGGAGATATAGACAAACCAAAACTGGTAATGTTTATCGATGAAGCGCATTTGATTTTTAATGAAGCCTCAAAACAGCTTTTAGATCAAATTGAGTACACAATTAAGCTTATTCGAAGTAAAGGCATAGGGATTTATTTTGTAACGCAAAACCCAAGTGATGTTCCAGAAAATATTCTTGGACAGTTGGGCTTAAAAGTTCAACATGCTTTGCGCGCCTTTACTGCTAAAGATCGTAAAAACATAAAACTAACTGCGCAAAACTATCCTGTAACTTCATTTTTTAACACAGAAAAAACTCTTACTACGATGGGTATTGGTGAAGCATTGGTAACCGCCTTGGACGAAAAAGGCCGTCCAACTCCTCTGAGTGCTGCATTGATGCGGGCTCCAAAAAGCCAAATGGATATTTTAAACCCCGATGAATTATTTGAACTTTGTAATTCATCTAAACTTTCAAAAAAATACAATAAAACTATCGATAGACAAAGTGCTTATGAACTATTGGGCGCCAAAATCAAAAGGATTAACCACATGAGGCCCCAACAAGATTCAAATCAAACCCCAAAAAGAAAAGGCAGACAAAGACAACACCCAATTGTTAAAGTCCTAACTAGCGCTACTTTTATTCGAGCTGTATTTGGAATTCTGAAAAAAGTCGTTTAG
- the asnB gene encoding asparagine synthase B, with product MCGIVCAFDLKEKSEVLRPKILEMSKKIRHRGPDWSGVFDSDNAIMAHERLAIVDPASGKQPLYSPDHKLVLAANGEIYNHRELRSQLNSSYEFQTQSDCEIILALYKEKGIDFIDDLNGIFGFAIYDTDNDSYFIARDHMGIIPLYIGWDKNGTFYVASELKALESVCTKIELFPPGHFLDSRDGAFVKWYNRDWSDYDAVKSNETSIKEIKEALEAAVRRQLMSDVPYGVLLSGGLDSSVTSAIAKKYAQKRVESGDTTDAWWPQLHSFSVGLEGSPDLAAAQKVADHIGTVHHEIKFTIQEGLDAIKDVVYNLETYDTTTIRASTPMYLMARVIKSMGIKMVLSGEGADELFGGYLYFHKAPNAEEFHQETVRKLDKLHMYDCLRANKSLAAWGIEGRVPFLDKEFMDVAMRINPQDKMINGERMEKWVVRKAFEDMLPNSVAWRQKEQFSDGVGYSWIDTLKEVVDKEVSDEQMKNAHFRFPVQTPLNKEEFYYRTLFEAHFPSEAAALCVPQEPSVACSTKIALEWDEAFKNLNDPSGRAVAKVHDDAY from the coding sequence ATGTGCGGAATAGTTTGTGCCTTTGATTTAAAAGAAAAAAGTGAAGTTTTAAGACCTAAAATCCTGGAGATGTCAAAGAAGATTAGACATCGCGGACCAGACTGGAGTGGGGTGTTTGATAGCGACAACGCCATCATGGCGCATGAGCGTCTTGCGATCGTCGATCCAGCTTCTGGGAAACAGCCGTTGTATAGTCCAGATCATAAATTGGTACTCGCTGCAAATGGTGAAATTTATAACCACAGAGAATTAAGAAGCCAGTTGAATTCCAGCTACGAATTTCAGACACAAAGCGATTGTGAGATTATTCTAGCGCTCTACAAAGAAAAAGGGATTGATTTTATTGATGATCTCAATGGAATTTTTGGTTTTGCTATTTATGATACAGATAATGATTCTTATTTCATTGCCCGCGACCACATGGGTATTATCCCATTGTACATAGGATGGGATAAAAACGGAACTTTTTATGTTGCTTCTGAGCTCAAGGCTTTAGAATCTGTATGTACTAAAATTGAATTATTCCCACCGGGTCACTTTTTAGACAGTAGAGATGGTGCGTTTGTAAAATGGTATAATAGGGATTGGAGCGATTATGATGCTGTCAAATCAAATGAAACAAGCATTAAAGAAATCAAAGAGGCTTTAGAAGCAGCAGTGCGTCGTCAATTGATGAGTGATGTCCCTTATGGCGTTCTACTTTCCGGTGGTTTGGATTCTTCTGTCACTTCGGCTATTGCTAAAAAATATGCTCAAAAAAGAGTTGAATCCGGAGATACAACAGATGCTTGGTGGCCTCAATTACATTCATTTTCAGTGGGCTTGGAAGGTTCTCCAGATTTGGCAGCAGCACAGAAGGTCGCTGACCATATAGGTACAGTTCATCATGAGATAAAATTCACTATTCAAGAGGGGCTGGATGCCATAAAAGATGTGGTTTATAACTTGGAGACATACGATACAACAACAATTCGAGCAAGTACGCCAATGTATTTAATGGCCAGAGTGATAAAGTCTATGGGAATCAAAATGGTGCTTTCTGGTGAAGGTGCTGACGAACTTTTCGGGGGGTATTTGTATTTTCATAAGGCGCCAAATGCGGAAGAATTTCATCAAGAAACAGTTAGAAAGTTAGATAAATTGCACATGTACGACTGTTTGCGTGCCAACAAAAGCTTAGCAGCTTGGGGTATAGAGGGTCGTGTACCCTTTTTAGACAAAGAATTTATGGATGTAGCAATGCGGATCAATCCACAAGACAAAATGATTAACGGAGAACGTATGGAAAAATGGGTGGTACGTAAAGCATTTGAAGACATGCTTCCCAATAGTGTAGCGTGGCGACAAAAAGAACAATTTAGTGACGGAGTTGGGTACAGTTGGATTGATACTTTAAAAGAAGTTGTTGATAAAGAAGTTAGTGATGAGCAAATGAAAAATGCCCATTTTAGATTCCCTGTACAAACCCCACTTAACAAAGAAGAGTTTTACTACCGAACACTGTTTGAAGCTCATTTTCCTAGTGAAGCAGCAGCGCTTTGTGTGCCGCAGGAACCAAGTGTTGCATGTAGCACTAAAATTGCTTTAGAATGGGACGAGGCATTTAAAAACCTAAACGATCCAAGTGGTCGTGCAGTTGCTAAAGTTCATGATGATGCCTATTAA
- a CDS encoding SDR family NAD(P)-dependent oxidoreductase, with product MKPKKTVIITGTSRGIGFELVHLFSKAGYAVLALSRNAKPVINLNYENITALSFDLNNVEDYNRVEAFIQNEWTHVDILINNAGAIINKPFVETTFDDFKQIYGTNVFGVAELTRRVLPFIPKTGHVVTISSMGGVQGSMKFAGLSAYSSSKGAVITLTELLAEEYKEAGPSFNVLALGAVQTEMLAEAFPGYKAPTSPIEMAAYIFEFAKTGQQFYNGKLLQVSSSTP from the coding sequence ATGAAACCCAAAAAAACAGTAATTATTACCGGGACAAGTCGGGGCATTGGTTTCGAGCTTGTTCATCTTTTTTCTAAAGCAGGTTATGCTGTTTTGGCTTTATCACGAAACGCTAAACCTGTAATTAACTTAAATTACGAAAATATTACAGCCCTTTCTTTTGATTTAAATAATGTTGAGGATTACAATCGAGTTGAGGCATTTATTCAGAACGAATGGACTCATGTTGATATCCTAATAAACAACGCAGGCGCTATTATCAACAAGCCATTTGTTGAAACAACGTTTGATGATTTTAAGCAAATTTACGGGACCAATGTTTTTGGTGTGGCCGAGCTTACCCGACGAGTCTTGCCTTTTATTCCCAAAACAGGACATGTGGTCACCATAAGTTCTATGGGTGGCGTTCAAGGATCTATGAAATTTGCAGGCTTATCTGCTTATAGCTCGAGTAAAGGAGCTGTGATAACGCTTACTGAATTATTAGCTGAAGAATACAAAGAAGCAGGTCCTTCGTTTAATGTTCTTGCCCTTGGTGCAGTACAAACTGAAATGTTGGCTGAAGCTTTTCCTGGCTATAAAGCTCCCACATCCCCCATTGAAATGGCTGCGTATATATTTGAATTTGCAAAAACAGGACAACAATTCTACAATGGAAAGCTGCTTCAAGTTTCAAGCTCCACGCCTTAA
- the folD gene encoding bifunctional methylenetetrahydrofolate dehydrogenase/methenyltetrahydrofolate cyclohydrolase FolD — MIILDGKQTSAKIKEEIEAQVSVMKQQNKRTPHLAAVLVGTNGASMTYVGAKVKACQLVGFESTLIELSAETTEAQLLNKIEELNNNPEIDGFIVQLPLPKHIDEQKVLMAVDPDKDVDGFHPMNVGRLTLDLPTFISATPYGIMELLERYEIPTSGKHVVVIGRSHIVGRPMSILMSQKRAAGNATVTIAHSRTTNLAALTKEADIIVAALGIPEFLKADMVKKGAVVIDVGITRVPDASKKRGYRIAGDVDFESVAEKASHITPVPGGVGPMTIAMLLKNTLLACERRNP; from the coding sequence ATGATAATACTTGACGGAAAACAAACAAGCGCCAAAATCAAGGAAGAAATAGAAGCTCAAGTTTCTGTAATGAAACAACAGAACAAGCGTACGCCGCACCTAGCTGCCGTTCTGGTAGGTACAAATGGTGCAAGTATGACTTATGTTGGTGCCAAAGTTAAGGCGTGTCAGCTGGTTGGTTTTGAGTCAACACTTATCGAACTCTCAGCTGAAACTACTGAAGCTCAATTGCTCAATAAAATTGAAGAATTAAATAACAATCCAGAAATAGATGGCTTTATTGTTCAATTACCATTGCCTAAACATATTGATGAACAAAAAGTTTTGATGGCTGTTGATCCAGATAAAGACGTTGATGGGTTTCACCCCATGAATGTAGGCCGTCTCACTTTAGACTTACCTACCTTTATTTCAGCTACGCCTTATGGAATTATGGAGCTGTTGGAGCGCTACGAAATTCCAACCTCTGGTAAACATGTAGTTGTAATTGGAAGAAGCCACATTGTTGGTAGGCCAATGAGTATTCTGATGAGTCAGAAGCGTGCTGCAGGAAATGCGACCGTTACCATAGCCCACAGCCGAACAACTAATTTGGCAGCATTAACAAAGGAAGCAGATATAATTGTAGCTGCTTTGGGTATCCCCGAATTTCTAAAAGCTGATATGGTAAAAAAAGGTGCTGTTGTGATCGATGTTGGGATTACACGTGTTCCAGATGCTTCAAAAAAGAGAGGCTATAGAATTGCTGGAGACGTAGATTTTGAAAGCGTTGCCGAGAAAGCAAGCCACATCACACCTGTTCCTGGTGGGGTTGGACCAATGACCATAGCCATGTTGCTCAAAAATACGTTACTTGCATGCGAGAGAAGAAATCCCTGA
- a CDS encoding YwaF family protein encodes MSEEWQRNNLIALTFMFALIFVGRFLNKKQNSFVLYTMGVILMFSSIYSPLRSYLSGNWNIATDLPLHLCGISALICSVLPFLKRKQALFDFVFYTGIIGGIMSMLTPQMNSFDGSQFAYLEYYVRHSIILVMPIFLLQNYGMGLSRKSMINTFLNLNILLIIIMPFNFYVGGNYMYLAEPPQVNNPLVIGEWPYYVLWFEVFLVPLLLFLFYLSKIRLSQIFRPAV; translated from the coding sequence ATGTCTGAAGAGTGGCAACGTAACAATTTAATAGCGCTCACCTTTATGTTTGCTCTTATTTTTGTGGGGCGGTTTTTAAATAAAAAACAAAACTCTTTTGTTTTATATACCATGGGCGTAATTTTGATGTTTTCATCTATTTACAGCCCTCTGAGGTCTTACCTTTCTGGAAATTGGAATATAGCTACAGACTTACCTCTTCATCTTTGTGGTATTTCTGCTCTTATTTGTTCCGTATTACCCTTTTTGAAACGCAAACAAGCACTTTTTGATTTTGTATTTTATACAGGAATTATTGGAGGAATTATGTCTATGTTAACGCCGCAAATGAATAGTTTCGATGGCAGTCAATTTGCATATTTAGAATATTATGTGCGCCACTCCATCATTTTGGTTATGCCTATATTTTTGTTGCAGAATTATGGTATGGGGCTTTCCAGAAAATCAATGATTAATACTTTCCTTAATTTAAATATTTTATTAATCATTATCATGCCTTTTAATTTTTATGTGGGGGGTAATTATATGTATCTCGCTGAACCGCCACAAGTAAATAACCCCTTGGTTATTGGAGAATGGCCCTATTATGTCCTTTGGTTTGAAGTTTTTTTGGTTCCGTTATTACTATTCTTGTTTTATTTATCAAAAATCCGCTTATCACAAATTTTTAGACCTGCGGTTTAA
- the ffh gene encoding signal recognition particle protein, whose product MFNNLSEKLDKALHVLKGHGSITEINVAETLKEVRRALLDADVNYKIAKDFTNSVKEKALGQNVLTTLQPGQLMVKIVKDELTELMGGDAEGINLSATPSVILMSGLQGSGKTTFSGKLAQYLKTKKSKKPMLVACDVYRPAAIDQLHIVGEQVAAEVYSDIGNNDPVAIAKAGIAEAKSKGCDVVIVDTAGRLAVDQEMMTEIANIHKAVTPQETLFVVDAMTGQDAVNTAKAFNDILNFDGVILTKLDGDTRGGAAISIKSVVNKPIKFIGTGEKMEAIDVFYPARMADRILGMGDVVSLVERAQEQFDEQEARKIQKKIAKNQFGFDDFLSQIQQIKKMGNMKDLMGMIPGMGKMMKDVDIDDDAFKHIEAIIHSMTPKERSNPSIINASRKKRIGTGSGTSVQEVNKLMKQFNQMSKMMKMMQGGKGRNMMQMMKNMPQ is encoded by the coding sequence ATGTTCAATAATTTAAGTGAGAAATTAGATAAAGCTTTACATGTGCTTAAAGGGCACGGTAGTATTACTGAGATTAACGTTGCGGAAACTCTAAAAGAAGTACGACGTGCACTACTCGATGCTGATGTCAATTACAAAATAGCAAAAGATTTCACCAACAGTGTCAAAGAGAAGGCACTGGGTCAAAACGTACTCACTACTTTACAACCTGGCCAATTGATGGTCAAAATTGTAAAAGATGAGCTCACTGAACTCATGGGTGGAGACGCAGAGGGCATCAATCTTTCTGCAACGCCTTCTGTCATTTTAATGTCTGGTTTACAGGGTTCTGGTAAAACAACATTTTCTGGAAAGCTAGCACAGTACCTTAAAACAAAGAAATCCAAAAAGCCCATGTTAGTCGCTTGCGACGTATACCGTCCTGCAGCAATTGATCAGCTACATATTGTAGGGGAGCAAGTTGCAGCGGAGGTTTACAGCGACATTGGGAATAATGATCCCGTAGCTATTGCTAAAGCAGGTATAGCAGAGGCCAAATCAAAAGGATGTGATGTAGTGATTGTTGATACTGCTGGACGATTGGCTGTCGATCAAGAGATGATGACAGAGATTGCTAATATTCACAAGGCAGTGACCCCTCAAGAAACTTTATTTGTAGTGGATGCGATGACGGGCCAAGATGCTGTTAACACCGCCAAGGCATTTAACGATATTTTAAATTTTGATGGTGTTATTCTCACAAAACTAGATGGTGACACTAGAGGTGGGGCGGCTATTTCTATCAAATCGGTTGTTAATAAACCCATTAAGTTTATTGGAACTGGAGAAAAGATGGAAGCTATTGATGTGTTCTATCCAGCGCGAATGGCCGACCGAATTTTGGGGATGGGCGATGTAGTTTCTTTGGTTGAGCGCGCTCAAGAGCAATTTGACGAGCAAGAAGCACGTAAGATTCAAAAGAAAATTGCAAAAAACCAATTTGGATTTGATGATTTTTTGTCTCAAATTCAACAAATCAAGAAAATGGGGAACATGAAGGACCTCATGGGTATGATTCCAGGAATGGGCAAAATGATGAAAGACGTAGATATAGACGATGATGCGTTTAAGCATATTGAAGCTATTATTCATTCCATGACGCCAAAAGAACGCTCTAACCCCTCTATCATCAATGCGAGCCGCAAAAAACGCATTGGTACTGGCTCTGGCACATCTGTGCAAGAAGTGAATAAGCTGATGAAACAATTCAATCAGATGAGTAAAATGATGAAAATGATGCAAGGTGGTAAAGGACGAAACATGATGCAAATGATGAAAAATATGCCACAATAA
- a CDS encoding VOC family protein, whose translation MVKQRAISPFHLAIPVWNLEECTVFYKDILGCKLGRSSSHWTDFDLFGHQLVLHYKPKSKDKYHANEVDGKQVPVPHFGVVLPWDEFHQFSKHLKDKGVDFIIEPYIRFAGEVGEQATLFFLDPSGNALEFKAFKDPQQLFAH comes from the coding sequence ATGGTAAAACAAAGAGCAATATCTCCATTTCATTTAGCAATTCCAGTGTGGAATCTTGAAGAATGTACTGTTTTTTACAAAGATATTCTTGGCTGCAAACTAGGTCGAAGTAGTTCTCATTGGACAGATTTTGACTTGTTTGGCCATCAATTAGTGTTGCATTACAAGCCTAAATCTAAAGACAAATATCACGCAAATGAGGTAGATGGAAAACAAGTCCCTGTTCCTCATTTTGGTGTGGTTTTACCATGGGATGAATTCCATCAATTTTCAAAACATTTAAAAGACAAAGGGGTAGATTTTATTATTGAACCGTATATCCGCTTTGCGGGTGAAGTCGGTGAGCAAGCTACTTTGTTTTTTTTAGATCCGTCGGGGAATGCTTTAGAATTTAAAGCGTTTAAAGATCCTCAACAACTATTTGCGCACTGA
- a CDS encoding UDP-N-acetylmuramoyl-tripeptide--D-alanyl-D-alanine ligase — MKIEQLHKLFLEAKSVSTDTRILPLNALFFALKGVNFNANDFAHKALDSGASYCIIDEAQDPEDERFILVCDVLKTLQDLANFHRQYLGIPIVALTGSNGKTTTKELINAVLSRSYKTHATQGNYNNHIGVPLTLLQMDQSTEIGVVEMGANHAGEIAQLCAVAAPDFGYITNFGKAHLEGFGSLEGVVKAKSELYDYLKQTKGTILVNNDDAQQLKQVGAYANIVSFSSLNTSDFAISLEKETPFLCVNVNRTSIQSQLLGHYNFTNIASSIAFGLYFKIDINFIRQGIESYAPKNNRSQIIKQNSNTIILDAYNANPSSVEAALKNFKTMEAHQKIVILGDMFELGSQSFEEHQSIIDLAQKLEFSQLYLVGRHFFEHHQNYTNIMFFSGLDDIKQHLEIYPLEEAMILIKGSRGMTLEALLELF, encoded by the coding sequence GTGAAAATTGAGCAACTTCATAAACTTTTTTTAGAAGCTAAAAGTGTATCAACTGATACGCGTATTTTGCCTCTCAATGCTCTTTTTTTTGCATTAAAAGGAGTGAATTTTAACGCCAATGATTTTGCACATAAAGCATTAGACTCAGGCGCGTCTTATTGCATTATAGATGAGGCTCAAGATCCAGAAGATGAGCGTTTTATTTTGGTTTGTGATGTGTTAAAAACGCTTCAAGATTTAGCTAATTTCCATAGACAGTATTTGGGTATTCCTATTGTAGCCTTAACGGGAAGTAATGGTAAAACCACAACGAAAGAGCTTATTAATGCAGTACTAAGCCGTTCGTATAAAACACATGCAACTCAAGGGAATTATAACAATCACATTGGTGTACCTTTAACCCTGCTTCAAATGGATCAGTCGACCGAGATTGGTGTGGTAGAAATGGGTGCTAATCACGCAGGTGAAATTGCACAACTGTGTGCTGTTGCAGCACCAGATTTTGGGTACATCACAAACTTTGGAAAAGCCCATTTAGAAGGTTTCGGTAGTTTAGAAGGGGTTGTCAAGGCTAAGAGTGAATTGTACGATTATTTAAAACAAACTAAGGGAACTATTCTAGTCAACAATGATGATGCACAGCAACTCAAGCAAGTTGGCGCCTATGCTAATATTGTCTCTTTTTCTTCATTGAATACTTCTGATTTTGCTATTTCACTAGAAAAAGAAACCCCTTTTTTGTGTGTTAATGTCAATAGGACCAGTATTCAATCGCAACTTCTAGGACATTATAATTTTACAAATATTGCATCTTCAATTGCATTTGGATTATACTTCAAAATTGACATCAATTTTATAAGACAAGGAATAGAATCTTACGCGCCCAAAAACAATAGATCTCAAATCATTAAGCAAAATTCCAATACTATTATTTTGGATGCCTACAACGCCAACCCGAGTAGTGTAGAGGCTGCCTTGAAGAATTTTAAGACCATGGAAGCTCATCAAAAGATTGTGATTTTAGGCGATATGTTTGAATTAGGAAGTCAAAGTTTTGAAGAGCATCAATCTATTATAGATTTAGCACAAAAATTAGAGTTTTCACAACTTTATTTGGTAGGGCGTCATTTTTTTGAGCACCATCAAAATTATACTAATATTATGTTTTTTAGTGGGCTAGACGATATCAAGCAACATCTTGAAATCTACCCTTTAGAAGAAGCAATGATTCTTATAAAAGGATCTAGAGGAATGACTTTAGAAGCTCTTTTGGAACTATTTTAA
- the rluF gene encoding 23S rRNA pseudouridine(2604) synthase RluF, whose protein sequence is MESAVTRLNKFLSEAGYCSRRAADKLIEEGRVTVNGKHPEMGTKVSSTDEVSVDGKVVSIKKKSRVYIAFNKPVGVVCTTDTRVEKNNIIDFINYPSRIFPIGRLDKDSEGLILLTDDGDIVNKILRSSNNHEKEYIVRVDKPISQTFVKRMSEGVPILDTMTKPCRVQKLSRDSFKIVLTQGLNRQIRRMCSYLDYEVESLKRVRIMNINLMSDVGEYRNLTKEELNTLNKALKSSKKTW, encoded by the coding sequence ATGGAATCAGCTGTGACCAGATTAAATAAATTCTTAAGCGAGGCCGGCTATTGTTCGCGCCGCGCAGCCGACAAACTGATTGAAGAAGGACGTGTAACCGTTAATGGAAAACACCCTGAAATGGGCACAAAAGTAAGTTCAACTGATGAAGTCTCCGTGGATGGTAAGGTCGTTTCAATAAAAAAGAAATCTAGGGTCTATATAGCGTTCAATAAGCCTGTTGGAGTTGTCTGTACTACGGATACTCGTGTTGAAAAAAACAACATTATAGACTTTATTAATTATCCTTCCAGAATTTTTCCAATCGGACGATTAGATAAGGACAGTGAGGGCCTTATTCTACTGACCGATGATGGTGATATTGTCAATAAAATTTTGCGCTCTAGTAATAATCACGAAAAAGAATACATTGTAAGAGTCGATAAGCCAATATCGCAGACCTTCGTGAAACGGATGTCTGAGGGAGTACCTATTTTAGACACCATGACTAAGCCTTGCAGAGTTCAAAAACTCAGTAGAGACAGCTTTAAAATTGTTCTAACCCAGGGACTAAATAGACAAATCCGCCGCATGTGTAGTTATTTAGATTATGAAGTCGAAAGTCTAAAGCGCGTCCGAATCATGAATATTAATTTGATGAGCGATGTAGGTGAATACCGGAACTTAACTAAAGAAGAACTGAACACGCTAAACAAGGCATTAAAATCCTCCAAGAAAACATGGTAA
- a CDS encoding 7-carboxy-7-deazaguanine synthase QueE — protein sequence MLKSEIQKFVDAGQMLPLMEAFYTIQGEGYHKGTAAYFIRVGGCDVGCHWCDVKESWDAQLHPPTSIDTIASQAAEFSDTIVVTGGEPLMWDMAPLTYLLKQHQLKTHIETSGAYNLTGDWDWICLSPKKRKLPIEHVYSKANELKVIIYNKDDFRFAEQQAEKVGQDCVLYLQPEWSVREKVTPFIVDYVMKNPKWKISLQTHKYLNIP from the coding sequence ATGCTAAAATCCGAAATTCAAAAATTTGTCGACGCTGGTCAAATGCTGCCATTGATGGAGGCATTTTATACCATTCAAGGCGAAGGATACCACAAAGGAACTGCAGCTTATTTTATTCGTGTTGGCGGTTGTGATGTGGGTTGTCATTGGTGTGATGTAAAAGAGAGTTGGGATGCTCAATTGCACCCGCCGACTTCAATTGACACTATAGCCAGTCAAGCAGCAGAATTTAGCGACACCATAGTGGTCACTGGAGGTGAGCCACTTATGTGGGATATGGCCCCTTTAACTTACTTGCTTAAACAGCATCAGCTCAAAACCCATATCGAAACTTCAGGGGCTTATAATTTAACTGGTGACTGGGACTGGATCTGTCTTTCGCCAAAAAAACGAAAACTTCCGATCGAACATGTGTACTCTAAAGCCAATGAATTGAAAGTTATAATCTATAACAAGGACGATTTTAGATTTGCTGAGCAACAAGCGGAAAAGGTTGGTCAAGATTGCGTGCTGTATCTCCAGCCAGAGTGGAGTGTGCGTGAAAAAGTAACCCCTTTCATTGTAGATTATGTTATGAAGAACCCAAAATGGAAAATTTCTCTTCAAACACATAAGTATTTGAATATTCCATAG
- a CDS encoding alpha/beta hydrolase, with protein MQTFLPKFIGLILNTLGLLNTKLASKWALDLFSRPLKGRYKTIHPTLEAAEKRNFHYKKLTIKTYRWKGEKETVLLAHGWESNSGRWKNTVNSLLKSGYSVVALDAPAHGASGGKSFNAVLYSEFIALVCTEFKPSILIGHSVGGMAISFFMKNSGYRFADKIILLGAPSGFTGIFKNYTDLMGFSSKLKRGIEARVMRKFGHPSSYFNTAKFMGEVNCKGLVIHDHNDPVIPYSDAVEIQTAFKNSTLIATNGLGHGLKGKAVINHILAFLED; from the coding sequence ATGCAAACTTTTCTTCCTAAATTCATTGGCCTCATCCTAAACACTCTAGGACTTTTAAATACCAAACTGGCTTCTAAATGGGCATTAGACCTGTTTTCAAGACCGCTCAAGGGACGTTACAAAACAATTCACCCCACTTTAGAAGCTGCCGAAAAGAGAAATTTTCACTATAAAAAATTAACCATCAAAACCTACAGGTGGAAAGGGGAGAAAGAAACTGTATTATTGGCTCATGGCTGGGAAAGTAACTCAGGACGATGGAAAAACACAGTTAATAGTCTTCTGAAATCTGGATATTCTGTAGTAGCTTTGGATGCACCAGCGCATGGCGCGTCTGGCGGCAAAAGCTTCAATGCGGTTTTATACTCAGAGTTTATCGCGCTTGTTTGCACAGAATTCAAGCCCTCTATTTTAATTGGACATTCCGTTGGCGGGATGGCTATTTCTTTTTTTATGAAAAATAGTGGATACAGGTTCGCGGATAAAATTATATTACTTGGCGCACCATCTGGATTTACTGGTATTTTTAAAAACTACACTGATCTAATGGGGTTTAGCTCCAAGCTAAAACGCGGAATTGAAGCTAGAGTTATGCGTAAGTTTGGTCACCCATCTTCCTATTTCAATACGGCTAAGTTTATGGGAGAAGTCAACTGCAAAGGACTTGTAATCCATGATCACAATGACCCTGTAATTCCATATAGTGATGCTGTGGAAATTCAAACTGCTTTTAAGAACAGTACACTTATCGCTACAAATGGCCTTGGACACGGCTTAAAAGGTAAAGCTGTAATCAATCATATTCTTGCTTTTTTAGAGGATTAA